A stretch of the Mycobacterium shigaense genome encodes the following:
- a CDS encoding VOC family protein produces MAVRSSSIAHVRLTVTDIERSRQFYESVFDWPVLLEVPENADEASRNQFGFLFGGVIYDLGGTLLGLRPVANDRFHEDRCGLDHIAFRLGSKDELDTAAAYLDDIGVQHETVKDIGPSYILEFRDPDNIALELTAPK; encoded by the coding sequence ATGGCCGTCAGGAGTTCTTCCATCGCCCACGTCCGACTCACCGTCACCGACATAGAACGATCGCGGCAGTTCTACGAGAGCGTGTTCGATTGGCCGGTGCTGCTGGAAGTTCCGGAGAACGCCGATGAGGCCAGCCGTAACCAGTTCGGCTTCCTGTTCGGGGGCGTCATCTATGACCTGGGCGGCACGCTGCTCGGGCTGCGGCCGGTCGCCAACGACCGCTTCCACGAGGATCGCTGCGGCTTGGACCACATCGCCTTCCGGCTCGGCAGCAAGGACGAATTAGACACCGCCGCAGCATATCTCGACGATATCGGAGTGCAGCACGAGACGGTCAAGGACATCGGGCCGTCCTATATTCTCGAGTTCCGCGACCCCGACAACATCGCCCTGGAACTGACGGCGCCGAAGTAG
- a CDS encoding LLM class flavin-dependent oxidoreductase, with product MTMPVMEPDLDATVLESWARAVDEGPFSSLCWGERITFSNPDSLTLLGALAAWTTRVRLLTTVIVPQLHDPVMLAKGLATGDLISGGRLTVGVGVGGRLEDYRAVGADPSTQTIRGMADQVAVMKRVWAGEKITESVLPTGPGPVQTGGPPLFVGTIGPKTLRNAAAWADGLAGTTLDLDVAKQNELFEVAREAWAQAGKPAPHLTTSFWFAFGEPDEARAQVHRHLLRYMNWIPAEYVDAMAPTTGWAGSEAELLAVLHRFADIGADEVQLIPTSSDLDQVRRAADVAARL from the coding sequence ATGACGATGCCGGTGATGGAACCGGACTTGGATGCCACGGTGTTGGAGAGTTGGGCGCGGGCCGTCGACGAGGGGCCGTTCTCGTCGCTGTGCTGGGGCGAGCGCATCACCTTCTCCAACCCGGACAGCCTGACGCTGCTGGGTGCGCTGGCGGCCTGGACCACCCGGGTGCGACTGCTGACGACGGTGATCGTGCCTCAGCTGCACGACCCGGTGATGCTGGCCAAGGGGCTGGCGACCGGCGACCTGATCAGCGGCGGCCGGCTGACGGTGGGCGTCGGGGTGGGGGGCCGGCTGGAGGACTATCGCGCCGTGGGAGCGGACCCGTCGACGCAGACGATCCGGGGGATGGCCGACCAGGTCGCGGTGATGAAACGAGTGTGGGCCGGCGAGAAGATCACCGAATCCGTGCTGCCGACCGGGCCGGGCCCGGTCCAGACCGGCGGTCCGCCGCTGTTTGTCGGGACGATCGGGCCCAAGACGCTACGCAACGCGGCCGCCTGGGCCGACGGGCTGGCCGGCACCACGCTCGACCTGGACGTCGCCAAGCAGAACGAGCTCTTCGAGGTCGCCCGGGAGGCGTGGGCGCAGGCTGGCAAGCCGGCGCCCCACCTGACGACGTCGTTCTGGTTCGCCTTCGGTGAGCCGGACGAGGCGCGCGCCCAGGTGCATCGCCACCTGCTGCGCTACATGAACTGGATCCCGGCCGAATACGTCGACGCGATGGCCCCGACGACCGGGTGGGCTGGCAGCGAGGCGGAGCTGCTGGCGGTGCTGCACCGGTTCGCCGATATCGGCGCCGACGAGGTACAGCTCATCCCGACGAGTTCCGACCTGGACCAGGTCCGGCGCGCCGCCGACGTGGCCGCCCGGCTCTAG
- a CDS encoding potassium channel protein — MQQGVHRHIIVSGDDALATTIAAELQTAGATIVKLVDDTVADTKDDLAEAGIARAAAVVCAGSDDAINLEIALLARKANPSVRVVARLANDVLREAVADDNGPGAVLDVAELAAPSVVEAALARTAHPFEAAGIEFLVTGAEVPYDATLREIYADLAPVAVIHGKKSLTPGLLETCPGRDLPVRAGDWTAMIGTADELASRGIRPPRPHPTRVRKRRLRRAVGVARGLRNDVNPMFMRAIVAVLAVLIGSTVLLRFCFQPHATMTWVDALYFSTETIATVGYGDFSFLSQPTWLRLFSIMLMFAGLTTTAVMVAFIADVLISRRFASTAGRRRARHLRNHVIVVGLGSFGSRVIADLNAAGYEVVAIELDENNRYLSTAAELEVPVVFGDATLRQTLAAARVDQARAVAVLTHDDMVNIEIGIVLREMLGPRVMPKVTRPDVPIVLRIFDRTLGGAVAERFGFDTVRSTVELAAPWFIGAAMGLQVLGTFSVGQRYFMVGGMHVAAGSELDGLRMFEMSTQTRVIAITRDDSAVQLHPRRDARLRAGDTVYLVGPYRELVATLQKGQPPLEPDVGRDRLPA, encoded by the coding sequence ATGCAGCAGGGCGTGCACCGCCACATCATCGTCAGCGGCGACGATGCGCTGGCGACGACAATCGCCGCGGAGTTGCAGACTGCCGGCGCGACGATCGTGAAACTCGTCGATGACACCGTCGCCGACACGAAGGACGACCTCGCCGAGGCCGGGATCGCGCGGGCGGCGGCCGTGGTCTGCGCGGGCAGTGATGACGCGATCAATCTCGAAATCGCCTTGTTGGCAAGAAAAGCTAACCCGAGTGTGCGGGTGGTGGCGCGACTGGCCAACGACGTGCTGCGCGAGGCGGTCGCCGACGACAACGGACCCGGCGCGGTCCTCGACGTCGCCGAGCTGGCTGCGCCGTCGGTCGTCGAGGCGGCTCTGGCGCGCACCGCGCACCCGTTCGAGGCGGCCGGCATCGAGTTTCTGGTGACCGGCGCCGAGGTCCCGTACGACGCGACACTGCGCGAGATCTACGCGGACCTGGCGCCGGTGGCGGTGATCCACGGCAAGAAGTCGCTCACACCGGGATTGCTGGAGACCTGCCCGGGCCGCGACCTGCCGGTGCGCGCCGGCGACTGGACGGCGATGATCGGCACCGCCGACGAGTTGGCGAGCCGCGGCATCAGGCCGCCGCGGCCCCACCCGACCCGCGTGCGCAAGCGCCGGCTGCGGCGAGCCGTCGGCGTCGCGCGCGGCCTGCGCAACGACGTCAACCCGATGTTCATGCGCGCGATAGTCGCGGTGCTGGCGGTGCTGATCGGCTCGACGGTGCTGTTGCGGTTCTGCTTTCAGCCGCACGCGACAATGACCTGGGTTGACGCGCTGTACTTCAGCACCGAAACAATCGCGACCGTCGGCTACGGCGACTTCAGTTTCCTCTCCCAGCCCACCTGGCTGCGCCTGTTCAGCATCATGCTGATGTTCGCCGGCCTGACCACCACCGCGGTCATGGTGGCGTTCATCGCCGACGTGTTGATCTCGCGCCGCTTCGCGTCCACGGCCGGCCGCCGACGGGCCCGCCACCTGCGCAATCACGTCATCGTCGTCGGGCTCGGCTCGTTCGGCAGCCGCGTCATCGCCGACCTGAACGCCGCCGGATACGAGGTGGTCGCGATCGAGCTCGACGAGAACAACCGCTACCTGTCGACCGCCGCCGAACTCGAGGTCCCGGTGGTCTTCGGGGACGCGACGCTGCGCCAGACGCTGGCAGCGGCCCGCGTCGACCAGGCGCGCGCGGTGGCGGTACTGACCCACGACGACATGGTCAACATCGAGATCGGGATCGTGCTGCGCGAGATGCTGGGCCCGCGGGTAATGCCGAAGGTCACGCGGCCCGACGTTCCGATCGTGCTGCGCATCTTCGACCGGACACTGGGCGGCGCGGTGGCCGAGCGGTTCGGTTTCGACACCGTGCGCTCGACGGTCGAGCTGGCCGCGCCGTGGTTCATCGGCGCCGCGATGGGCCTGCAGGTGCTGGGCACGTTTTCGGTAGGTCAGCGCTATTTCATGGTCGGCGGCATGCACGTGGCGGCCGGCAGCGAGCTCGACGGACTGCGGATGTTCGAGATGTCGACCCAGACGCGCGTCATCGCGATCACCCGGGACGACTCGGCCGTCCAGCTGCACCCGCGCCGCGATGCCCGGCTGCGCGCCGGCGACACCGTCTATCTCGTCGGGCCCTACCGCGAGCTGGTCGCGACACTGCAGAAGGGGCAGCCTCCGCTGGAACCCGACGTCGGGCGCGACCGGCTGCCGGCCTAG
- a CDS encoding Rrf2 family transcriptional regulator, with product MRMSAKAEYAVRAMVQLATVDNGVLVKTDDLAAAQGIPPQFLVDILTNLRTDRLVRSHRGRDGGYELARPGSEISIADVLRCIDGPLASVRDIGLGDLPYSGPTAALTDVWRALRASMRSVLEETTLADVASGDLPKHVAKFADDYRDQEHNRHGARRGVGD from the coding sequence GTGCGCATGTCAGCCAAGGCGGAGTACGCGGTGCGGGCGATGGTCCAGCTCGCCACCGTCGACAATGGCGTGCTGGTCAAGACCGATGACCTGGCCGCGGCGCAGGGCATCCCGCCGCAGTTTCTGGTCGACATCCTGACCAACCTGCGCACCGATCGGCTGGTGCGCAGTCATCGCGGGCGCGACGGGGGTTACGAGCTGGCGCGCCCGGGCAGCGAGATCAGCATCGCCGACGTGTTGCGTTGCATCGACGGGCCGTTGGCCAGCGTCCGCGACATCGGGCTGGGCGACCTGCCCTACTCGGGCCCGACGGCGGCGCTGACCGACGTCTGGCGTGCGTTGCGGGCGAGCATGCGGTCGGTGCTGGAGGAGACCACCCTGGCCGACGTCGCCTCCGGTGACCTGCCCAAGCATGTCGCGAAATTCGCCGACGACTACCGGGATCAGGAACACAACCGGCACGGCGCCCGGCGCGGCGTCGGCGACTAG
- the cysC gene encoding adenylyl-sulfate kinase, which produces MTTLLRLATAGSVDDGKSTLIGRLLYDSKAVMEDQWASVERASEERGHDYTDLALVTDGLRAEREQGITIDVAYRYFATPKRKFIIADTPGHIQYTRNMVTGASTAQLVIVLVDARHGLLEQSRRHAFLASLLGIQHIVLAVNKMDLIDWDRTKFEEIRDEFHAFAARLDVQDVATIPMSALHGDNVVTKSDRAPWYEGPALLSHLEEVYIAGDRNLVDVRFPVQYVIRPHTHEHQDHRSYAGTVASGVLRPGDEVVVLPIGKTTTITAIDGPNGSVSEAFPPMAVAIRLADEIDISRGDLIARTNNQPRVAQEFDATVCWMADGASLEPGRDYVIKHTTRTTRAKVTALDYRLDVNTLHRDKTASALKLNELGRISLRTQVPLLLDEYTRNASTGSFILIDPHTNGTVAAGMVLRDVSAQAASPNTVRHKSLVTAEDRAGRGKTVWLTGLSGAGKSSVAVLVEKKLLEKGFPAYVLDGDNLRHGLNADLGFSMADRAENLRRLAHVATLLADSGQVVLVPAISPLTEHRDMARQVHADAGFPFFEVFCDTPIEECERRDPKGLYAKARAGEITHFTGVDSPYQRPKNPDLRLIPEHTLDEMAQSVIDLLELSP; this is translated from the coding sequence ATGACGACGCTATTGAGACTGGCAACTGCCGGGTCCGTCGACGACGGCAAGTCCACGCTGATCGGTCGGCTGCTGTATGACTCCAAAGCCGTCATGGAAGACCAGTGGGCGTCGGTGGAGCGGGCGTCCGAGGAGCGCGGGCACGACTACACCGACCTCGCGCTGGTCACCGACGGCCTGCGGGCCGAACGCGAACAGGGCATCACCATCGATGTCGCGTACCGCTACTTCGCCACTCCCAAGCGAAAATTCATCATCGCCGACACCCCGGGGCACATTCAGTACACCCGCAACATGGTGACCGGGGCGTCGACCGCGCAACTGGTGATCGTGTTGGTCGATGCGCGCCACGGCCTGCTCGAGCAGTCGCGCCGGCACGCCTTCCTGGCCTCGCTGCTGGGCATCCAGCACATCGTGCTGGCGGTCAACAAGATGGACCTGATCGATTGGGACAGGACCAAATTCGAGGAGATCCGCGACGAGTTCCACGCCTTCGCCGCGCGGCTGGATGTGCAGGACGTCGCCACCATCCCGATGTCGGCGCTGCACGGCGACAACGTGGTGACCAAATCCGACCGGGCGCCGTGGTACGAGGGGCCGGCGCTGCTCTCGCATCTCGAAGAGGTGTACATCGCCGGTGACCGTAACCTGGTCGACGTCCGGTTCCCCGTTCAGTACGTGATCAGGCCGCATACCCACGAGCACCAGGACCACCGCAGCTACGCCGGCACCGTGGCCAGCGGCGTGCTGCGTCCCGGCGACGAAGTGGTGGTGCTGCCGATCGGCAAGACGACCACGATCACCGCGATCGACGGACCGAATGGGTCGGTGTCGGAAGCATTTCCGCCGATGGCCGTCGCGATACGGCTGGCCGACGAGATCGACATCTCGCGCGGCGACCTGATCGCGCGCACCAACAACCAGCCCAGGGTCGCCCAGGAGTTCGACGCGACCGTGTGTTGGATGGCCGATGGCGCGTCCCTGGAACCGGGCCGCGACTACGTCATCAAGCACACCACTCGAACCACCCGGGCCAAGGTGACGGCGCTGGACTATCGGCTCGACGTCAACACGTTGCACCGCGACAAGACGGCATCGGCGCTGAAACTCAATGAGCTGGGCCGTATTTCGCTGCGCACCCAGGTGCCGCTGCTGCTCGACGAATACACCCGCAATGCGAGCACCGGCTCGTTCATTCTCATCGACCCGCACACCAACGGCACGGTGGCGGCGGGCATGGTGCTGCGCGACGTCTCGGCCCAGGCGGCCAGCCCGAACACCGTTCGGCATAAGTCCCTGGTGACGGCCGAAGACCGCGCGGGCCGGGGTAAGACGGTGTGGCTCACCGGCCTGTCGGGCGCCGGCAAGTCGTCGGTGGCCGTGCTGGTCGAAAAGAAGCTACTCGAAAAGGGTTTTCCCGCTTACGTTCTGGACGGTGACAACCTGCGTCACGGCCTCAACGCCGATCTTGGCTTTTCCATGGCCGACCGGGCCGAGAACCTGCGCCGGCTGGCGCACGTCGCGACGCTGCTCGCCGATTCCGGCCAGGTCGTGCTGGTGCCGGCAATCAGCCCGCTGACCGAGCACCGCGATATGGCCCGCCAGGTCCACGCCGATGCCGGCTTCCCCTTCTTCGAGGTGTTCTGCGACACCCCGATCGAGGAATGCGAACGTCGCGATCCGAAGGGCCTGTACGCCAAGGCGCGCGCGGGCGAGATCACGCACTTCACCGGGGTCGACAGCCCGTATCAACGGCCTAAGAACCCGGACCTGCGGCTCATCCCGGAGCACACCCTCGACGAAATGGCGCAAAGCGTCATCGACCTGCTGGAGTTGAGTCCCTAA